ATATTAGAAGTTTTAAATGAGATAGATATTATAAATAGAAGTAAAAATGAGTTTATAAAACCAGTTATAGATTTAAGTAATAGGATAAGAGGCAGGAAAACTGGAAGTAAGCTTTGTATAGAGTTATTTAACTTTTTAGAAGAACTTAAAGTGAGAGAAAAAATTGAACTATGGATAAAAGATTTTGAACTTCATGGTGATGTAGAACTTTTAAATGAGTACAGTAAGATATGGAATTTGGTTATGGAACTTTTGGATCAAGTTGTAGAGGTTCTAGGGGATGAATATATCTCTCTTAGCCATTTTTCTAGAATACTATTCCTAGGATTTAAAGAACATAAGATGGGATTTATACCTCAGGCATTGCATCAAGTTATTGTAAGTAGTGTTGAACGTTTAAGAGGACATAATATAAAATATTTATTTTTAATAGGAGTAAATGACGGTGTATTCCCTCAAATAAATAATAAAGAAGGTATATTTACAGATAATGATAGGATATTTCTTAAAGAAAAAGGTGTAGAACTTGCAAAAGACACTAGGACAGCAGCTTTCGAAGAGCAATATCTCATATATACTACTTTAACTCTTGGAGCTAAATATTTAAGGGTGAGTTACCCTATAGCAGATCACGAAGGGAAGGCTTTAAGACCATCTACTATAATTTCAAGATTAAAGGCTCTTTTTCCACAATTAGAAGAGGAAAGTAATGTTATAGAGAAACCGGAAGAAACCCTTATAAATAGCAAAGTACCAGCCTTTAATAATTTTATAGAGCAGCTAAATATAGCTTGTACAGATGAGGGGTTATCACCATTATGGCAAAGTGTTTTTAGATGGTTCCAAAAAGAACCGCATTGGAAAGATAAGATGGATAAAATATTAGAGGCATTTTCATATTCTAATCAAGTGGAGTCCTTAGGAAGAGATAATACTTTAAAACTGTATGGTGATAAAAAGACTTTTAGTGTATCTAGAGTAGAAAATTATATAAGATGTCCTTTTGCATATTTTGTACGATATGGTTTAAAGGCAGAAGAGAGAAAGATATTTACATTAAGTGCTCCGGACCTTGGTACTTTTATGCATAAAGTATTAGATAGATTTTCGAGAAGCGTAGAAGAAAGTCTTTCTTGGGATTCTGTGGATAGCAAATTAACAAGAGAAATCATAGAAAAGGAAACTATGAAGGAGATGGAACAATCCTCTGGAAATGTATTTAAGAGGTCTTCTAGGTATGAATATTTTGGAGCCAGAATTAAAAGGGTTTTGATAAGATCAGCAAAACTTATAGTTGAACATATGCAAAGAGGGGGATTTCAGCCTTTAGGTTATGAAATAAGCTTTGGTATGGGAGAAGATGGTTATTCCCCAATTAATTTAGAACTAAGTACAGGAGATATAGTGCAGTTAGTTGGTAAAATAGATAGGGTGGATAAACTAATATATGATAATGAAGATTATTTTAGAGTAATAGATTATAAGTCTGGTAATAAGGATTTTAAACTGTGGGAAGTTTACTATGGTCTTCAAATTCAGCTTCTTACCTATTTAGATGCTATATTGGAAAAGGAAGGGGAACTTGAGAATTTCCCAGTGTTTCCAGCAGGGATTCTGTATTTTAAGATAGACAATCCAATAATCAAAAATAAGAATAACTTAAGTGATGAGGACATAGAAAAAGAAATAATGAAAGCTTTAAAAATGAAGGGCTTAATTATTGCAGATACCAAAATAATAAAGGAAATGGATAGAGAAATAGAAGGCGCTTCTTTAATTCTTCCAGTAGGGTTAAAAAAGGATGGAGATTTTACTAAAACATCACATGTAGCTACAAAGGAACAATTTGATCTTTTAAGGGAGCATGTTAAAGCGAAACTTTTAAAAGCTTGTGAGGATATGATAGAAGGTAATATCACTATTAAACCTTGTAAAATGGGGAAAACTACTGCATGTGATTATTGCGATTATTCTTCTATTTGTACCTTTGATTTATCTATGAAAGATAATCAGTATGAGATTTTAAATGAAAAGAAGGATGAGGAAGTTTGGCATCTACTAGAAAAAGAAAAGGAGGAGAGAAAGAATGGGGAAAATTAAATGGACAGAAGAGCAAAGTAAGGTAATTTACACGAGAAATTGTAATCTCTTAGTAGCTGCGGCAGCAGGTTCAGGAAAAACAGCAGTATTGGTTCAAAGAATAATAAATATGATAATGGATGAAGAAAATCCAGTAGATATAGATAAATTATTAGTTGTTACCTTTACAAATGCTGCAGCTTCAGAGATGAGAGAGAGAATAGGAGATGCTCTTTCAAAGGAAATAGGAGAAAGAGGAAATTCTATCAGACTTCAAAGACAATTAACCTTATTAAATAAAGCTAGCATTACAACCATTCACTCCTTTTGTTTAAATGTAATAAAAAATAATTTTCACAAAGTAGATGTTGACCCAGGATTTAGAGTTGCTGATCAGACAGAGGTTGTTCTTTTAAAAAATGAAACACTTGAAGAATTATTTGAACATAAGTATGAAAATATAAAAGGTGAAAATTTAGAGGAGAAATGTACTGGAGAAGAATTTTTAAACTTAGTTGAAACTTATTGTAGTAATAAAGATGATAGTGCTTTACTGGAATTAGTTTTAAGGATACATAGTTTTTCTAATACGGCACCTAACCCAAGGGCTTGGTTAATAGAACAAAGTGAAGAATTTAATATGGATAAATTTACCAATATAGAAGATACAAAATGGGTAAAAATATTAAAAAATAATATAAATATGGAACTAGAAGGTCAGTATGAGCAGTATAAAGATGTATACAACTTAGTGTGCAATATAGAGGAATTAAATGCTTACGAACCAGTTATAAGAGAAGAACTTTCTATTATTAATGATCTAATGCAGGCTCTAAAAAGCTCTTTTGAAAATTTCTTACAGGAACTAAGTACAGTAAAGTTTGGAAGATTACCTTCAGTTAGAAAAATAGAAAATAAAGATGCAAAAGATAAAGTTCAAAAGATAAGAAATTCTATTAAAAAATCCTTAGATGAACTTTCTAAAAACTATTCTTCTATAACCGAAGAAGATATAAAAAGTTCATACATTAAGATTTATCCTATTATAAAGAACCTAGTCGAACTCGTAATTCAATTTGACTCTTTATATAAGTTAAAGAAAAAAGAAAAAGGTATTATAGATTTTAATGATTTTGAGCATTTTTGCTTAGAAATATTAATAGAAAAAGATGAAGAGGGGAACTGGATAAAGAATGAAGAAGGAATATATATTCCTTCAGACACGGCGATAGAATTAAGGGATAAGTATGATGAAATATTAATTGATGAATATCAAGACTCGAACTTAGTTCAGGAACTTATATTAAATTTAGTTTCAAAAATTAGTGAAGGAAGCCCAAACATATTTATGGTTGGGGACATAAAGCAGAGTATATATAGATTTAGACAGGCAAAACCAGAACTTTTCCTTAGTAAGTATAATTCTTATTCAGAAGTAAATGAAGATTCTCTTTATAAAAAGATTTTACTTTTTAAAAACTTTAGAAGTAGAGAAGAGGTTTTAGATGGAGTGAATTTTATCTTTAAGAGCATAATGTCAGAGAGAATTGGGGAACTAGAGTATAATGAAAAGGAAGCACTAAATCTTGGAGCAAACTATGAAAATTATATAGAAGGTGCTGAATTAGGTGGAGATATAGAACTTCATATTTTAGAGAAAAATTCTGACACGGAAAAGGAAAATGAATTAGATAAAATAGGTGATAACTTTTCTGATGAATTAGAAGAATTAGATGAGCCAACAGACATAGCTTATGAGGCTAAGATTACAGCAAATAGGATTAAAGAATTTATAGAAAATAAAGAAAAACCTTTTATGGTTTTAGATAAAGAAACAAAAGAATATAGAAGAGTAATGTATAAGGATATAGTAATACTTCTAAGAAGTACTGTGAATTGGTCAGAGCAATTCATAGAAGAGTTTAAAAAATATAATATACCTGTATATGCAGATACTAGTACGGGGTATTTTGAAACTATTGAAATTAAAACCATGCTAAGTCTTCTTCAAATTATTGATAACCCGATACAGGATATTCCACTTCTAGCTGTAATGCGTTCACCAATAGGAGGGTTTTCGTCTGAAGACTTTGTTTATATAAGAGAGAACAATAACAATATTAGTTTTTATGAAGCATGCATTAACTACATTGAAGAAGAGGAAACTGAACTTAAAGTAAAATTAAAAGAGTTTTACACAAAGATAAATCATTGGAGAGAAAGGTCTTTATATACTCCTATAGATCAATTTATATGGTATTTATATATGGAAACTGGATATTACGGTTTTGTAGGTGCACTAAAAGGTGGCATGCAAAAACAGGCAAATTTAAAAGTATTATTTCAAAGGGCTAGAGAGTATGAAAATACTAGTTATAGCGGACTTTTTAACTTTATAAACTTTATAAATAAATTAAAGAAAAACAGTGGTGATATGGGAAGTGCTAAGATATTAGGTGAAAATGAAGATGTAGTTAGAATAATGAGTATTCATAAAAGTAAGGGTCTAGAATTTCCTATAGTTTTTCTATGTGGTATTGGGAAACAATTTAACTTAAAAGATTTAAGTAGTAACCTTCTTCTTCACCATGAACTAGGCTTTGGACCAGATTTAATAGATTTTGAAAGAAGGATATCGTATCCTATACCTGTAAAAAGAGCTATTAGAGAGAAGATAGCGGTGGAAACACTTTCAGAAGAGATGAGAATATTGTATGTAGCACTTACAAGAGCAAAAGAGAAATTAATTTTAATAGGCGGAGTCCGTGATATAACTAATTTTATAAAAAAATCTTATGAAAATGCACAAGATAATAGAATAAAAGTTCCTGAGTTTATAACTATAAAAGGTAGGAGTTATCTAGATTGGATTACCATGGCTCTTGTAAAGCATAGAGAAGTTGCAAAGGATTTAGAGAAAGAGTTATACAGATTCAATAAAGAGGAAATTTGCATAGAAAACACTATAGACGATAAGTCAAAGTGGAGCATTCGAATTTGGGATAAAAGCGATATGGAAGAAGTTTTACAAGGGGAAGAGCAGGATAGAGGTGAATGTGTAAAAAGACTTCTTGAAGGTTATTTAAAAGAAGATGATGAAAATAGTTATGATGATTTTGTAGAAAATAGATTATCTTATAAATATCCATATATAAAAGCTTCAGAGCTTCCAACGGTTCTAAGTGTATCGGAATTGAAAAGAAGATTTAATACTATGGAAGTTGAGAATTCGGGTAGTTTAATAAAACCTCATTTAAAACAAAGGCCTTCATTTATGGAGGGAAAATCAAAATTAACAGGAGCTGAACGTGGAACTGTATTTCATGCTGTCATGGAGTATCTGGATTTCACTAAGATAAGCTCTATAGATGAAATAGAAAATCAAATTTTTAATCTCTACGCTAGGGAATTTATTACGGAAGAAGAAAGTAAGGCTGTTAATCCTAATAAAATATTAAAATTTTTTAATACAGAACTAGGTAAGAGAATTATAAAAGCTTTTCCTAAAGTTTATAGGGAGGTAGAATTTCATATTCCATTAAAGAGTACAGAGGTATTTAAAGATTTAGATGTGGAACTTTATAAAGGGGAAGAAATTCTTCTTCAAGGAATAATAGATTG
The nucleotide sequence above comes from Hathewaya histolytica. Encoded proteins:
- a CDS encoding PD-(D/E)XK nuclease family protein; amino-acid sequence: MSIKIIYGRSGSGKTSYVIDEIRKKYKNREEKNSLILVVPEQLTFQTEKKLVEEFGFLGKGIEVLSFKRMAYRVFKEVGGVTRRHMESSGKTMLIYKIVEELKDELKVYSTAARQSGFVSTLGEIICEFKRYNVTPEVLNELKDNIEENSFIYNKISDISLIYENFEKVLHKGYIDPDEDLTILKGKIYESTILKDTDIWIDEFSGFTPQQYLILEELIKNNCNLNITLNMDYKDSKNPVFREVFSPIIYTEEKLIKTAENLGISIEEPVALSNNPSIKFKDSKELSYLERNYFSYPFKPYVEETEDIKLFKAINIYSEVEELSNEILHLCRDKGVKFSEIAVITRELGIYENLIRSIFDEYKIPYFIDEKKDITSNNLIVLITSLMEILGNNWRYESIFRYLKTGLTGIEKNHIDLLENYALRSGIKGKNAWNDEDIWFKTISLNYNLKYKLNNFLFKAFSKMDQGKRGDYLKVLEENISDIRFRVEKAFEPINLEDKLKTEIEEKRELINEKELLQLLKTGELAEIIDIICEEEEETSAEILEVLNEIDIINRSKNEFIKPVIDLSNRIRGRKTGSKLCIELFNFLEELKVREKIELWIKDFELHGDVELLNEYSKIWNLVMELLDQVVEVLGDEYISLSHFSRILFLGFKEHKMGFIPQALHQVIVSSVERLRGHNIKYLFLIGVNDGVFPQINNKEGIFTDNDRIFLKEKGVELAKDTRTAAFEEQYLIYTTLTLGAKYLRVSYPIADHEGKALRPSTIISRLKALFPQLEEESNVIEKPEETLINSKVPAFNNFIEQLNIACTDEGLSPLWQSVFRWFQKEPHWKDKMDKILEAFSYSNQVESLGRDNTLKLYGDKKTFSVSRVENYIRCPFAYFVRYGLKAEERKIFTLSAPDLGTFMHKVLDRFSRSVEESLSWDSVDSKLTREIIEKETMKEMEQSSGNVFKRSSRYEYFGARIKRVLIRSAKLIVEHMQRGGFQPLGYEISFGMGEDGYSPINLELSTGDIVQLVGKIDRVDKLIYDNEDYFRVIDYKSGNKDFKLWEVYYGLQIQLLTYLDAILEKEGELENFPVFPAGILYFKIDNPIIKNKNNLSDEDIEKEIMKALKMKGLIIADTKIIKEMDREIEGASLILPVGLKKDGDFTKTSHVATKEQFDLLREHVKAKLLKACEDMIEGNITIKPCKMGKTTACDYCDYSSICTFDLSMKDNQYEILNEKKDEEVWHLLEKEKEERKNGEN
- the addA gene encoding helicase-exonuclease AddAB subunit AddA, giving the protein MGKIKWTEEQSKVIYTRNCNLLVAAAAGSGKTAVLVQRIINMIMDEENPVDIDKLLVVTFTNAAASEMRERIGDALSKEIGERGNSIRLQRQLTLLNKASITTIHSFCLNVIKNNFHKVDVDPGFRVADQTEVVLLKNETLEELFEHKYENIKGENLEEKCTGEEFLNLVETYCSNKDDSALLELVLRIHSFSNTAPNPRAWLIEQSEEFNMDKFTNIEDTKWVKILKNNINMELEGQYEQYKDVYNLVCNIEELNAYEPVIREELSIINDLMQALKSSFENFLQELSTVKFGRLPSVRKIENKDAKDKVQKIRNSIKKSLDELSKNYSSITEEDIKSSYIKIYPIIKNLVELVIQFDSLYKLKKKEKGIIDFNDFEHFCLEILIEKDEEGNWIKNEEGIYIPSDTAIELRDKYDEILIDEYQDSNLVQELILNLVSKISEGSPNIFMVGDIKQSIYRFRQAKPELFLSKYNSYSEVNEDSLYKKILLFKNFRSREEVLDGVNFIFKSIMSERIGELEYNEKEALNLGANYENYIEGAELGGDIELHILEKNSDTEKENELDKIGDNFSDELEELDEPTDIAYEAKITANRIKEFIENKEKPFMVLDKETKEYRRVMYKDIVILLRSTVNWSEQFIEEFKKYNIPVYADTSTGYFETIEIKTMLSLLQIIDNPIQDIPLLAVMRSPIGGFSSEDFVYIRENNNNISFYEACINYIEEEETELKVKLKEFYTKINHWRERSLYTPIDQFIWYLYMETGYYGFVGALKGGMQKQANLKVLFQRAREYENTSYSGLFNFINFINKLKKNSGDMGSAKILGENEDVVRIMSIHKSKGLEFPIVFLCGIGKQFNLKDLSSNLLLHHELGFGPDLIDFERRISYPIPVKRAIREKIAVETLSEEMRILYVALTRAKEKLILIGGVRDITNFIKKSYENAQDNRIKVPEFITIKGRSYLDWITMALVKHREVAKDLEKELYRFNKEEICIENTIDDKSKWSIRIWDKSDMEEVLQGEEQDRGECVKRLLEGYLKEDDENSYDDFVENRLSYKYPYIKASELPTVLSVSELKRRFNTMEVENSGSLIKPHLKQRPSFMEGKSKLTGAERGTVFHAVMEYLDFTKISSIDEIENQIFNLYAREFITEEESKAVNPNKILKFFNTELGKRIIKAFPKVYREVEFHIPLKSTEVFKDLDVELYKGEEILLQGIIDCYFEENDEIILLDYKTDFILEGEEEILKERYKSQLQYYSKAIAEITGKEVSEKYLYLFTLDKCVRIN